The proteins below come from a single Cylindrospermopsis raciborskii Cr2010 genomic window:
- the glgA gene encoding glycogen synthase GlgA codes for MYIVQIASECAPVIKAGGLGDVVYGLSRELEGRGNTVELILPMYDCMRYDHVWGLHDAYLNLWVPWFGAAIHCSVYCGWVHGRVCFFIQPHSQDNFFNRGCYYGCNDDNMRFAFFSKAALEFLLQSNKRPDIIHCHDWQTGLIPVMLYEIYKYHGMEYQRVCYTIHNFKHQGMGGVETLEATNLNRPEYYFQYDKLRDNFNPFAINFMKAGINYANAITTVSPNHAVEAQTTEVGCGLGHTLYLQKDKFSGVLNGIDYDFWNGEIDRYIPHSYSWDDFEQKAYNKKALRERLMLQDDDSKPIIAYIGRLDNQKGVHLVHHAIYYALNQGAQFVLLGSATEPAINAHFQHEKQFLNSNPDVHLELGFNEELSHLIYAGSDMIVVPSNYEPCGLTQMIGLKYGTVPIVRGVGGLVNTVFDRDHEETLPPERRNGYVFYSQDEQGLESAMGRAIDLWKDQPKEFEKLAIQGMQYDYSWNLPGEKYLEIYDWIRHKW; via the coding sequence ATGTACATAGTACAAATTGCCTCAGAATGCGCTCCAGTAATTAAAGCTGGGGGGTTAGGGGATGTTGTCTACGGACTTAGCAGGGAATTGGAAGGAAGGGGAAATACAGTTGAACTAATACTACCCATGTACGACTGTATGCGCTATGACCATGTATGGGGATTACACGATGCTTATTTAAACTTGTGGGTACCCTGGTTTGGTGCAGCAATTCACTGCTCAGTATATTGTGGTTGGGTACATGGTAGAGTGTGTTTCTTCATTCAACCCCATAGCCAAGACAACTTCTTTAATAGGGGTTGTTACTACGGATGTAATGATGACAATATGCGATTTGCCTTTTTCAGCAAAGCCGCCCTGGAGTTTTTATTACAGAGTAATAAAAGACCAGACATAATTCATTGTCACGACTGGCAAACCGGACTAATTCCTGTCATGTTGTATGAAATTTATAAATACCATGGCATGGAATATCAAAGAGTGTGCTACACCATTCACAACTTCAAACATCAGGGAATGGGGGGTGTAGAAACCCTGGAAGCAACCAACTTAAACCGACCGGAATATTACTTTCAGTACGACAAATTAAGAGACAACTTTAACCCCTTTGCCATCAACTTTATGAAGGCGGGGATCAACTATGCCAATGCCATCACCACAGTTTCACCAAATCATGCTGTAGAAGCACAAACCACAGAAGTAGGTTGCGGATTAGGACACACATTATATTTGCAAAAAGACAAATTTAGTGGAGTTCTAAACGGCATTGATTATGACTTTTGGAATGGGGAAATTGACCGTTATATTCCCCATAGTTACAGCTGGGATGATTTTGAGCAAAAAGCCTATAACAAAAAAGCCTTACGAGAACGACTGATGTTACAGGATGATGATAGCAAACCCATCATCGCCTATATTGGTCGCTTGGATAATCAAAAAGGTGTACATCTTGTCCACCATGCCATTTATTATGCCCTAAATCAAGGAGCGCAATTTGTACTTTTAGGTTCAGCCACCGAACCAGCAATCAACGCTCATTTTCAACATGAAAAACAATTTTTAAATAGTAACCCAGATGTTCATTTAGAACTAGGATTTAACGAAGAACTATCCCATCTAATTTATGCAGGATCGGATATGATAGTTGTCCCCAGTAATTATGAACCCTGTGGATTAACTCAGATGATTGGGTTAAAATATGGCACAGTTCCCATAGTTAGAGGTGTGGGTGGATTAGTAAACACAGTTTTTGACAGAGATCACGAAGAAACCCTACCCCCAGAAAGGCGTAATGGTTACGTGTTTTATAGTCAAGACGAGCAAGGCCTAGAGTCAGCCATGGGTAGAGCTATTGACCTATGGAAGGACCAACCAAAGGAGTTTGAAAAGTTAGCCATTCAGGGTATGCAGTATGACTACTCCTGGAATCTTCCCGGGGAAAAATACTTAGAGATCTATGATTGGATAAGACACAAATGGTAA
- a CDS encoding vWA domain-containing protein, with product MKIQLLSALNNTNIDASQDNSQRQLEVSISAIADELDTSLPLNLCLILDKSGSMHGESMSMVINAVEQLIDQLQSGDRIAIVAFAGSGEVIIPNQIIKDPKTIKSQLHNKLKAGGGTIIGEGLSLGITELLKGSKGACSHAFLLTDGYGDNGFKIWRLQIGPNDNQRCLELAQKAAKLNLTINSFGFGDEWNQDLLEKIADAGGGTLAYIETPQNAIEQFNRIFKRIQSVGLTNAHLLLSLVPGVRLADLKPVAQVAPETIELPISTELNGTFVFRLGDLMKDGTRRVLANIYLGSLPEGEQIIGHIQVRYDNPAVNKEAILSPLIPVYANVTKTYQPANNPDVLNSVLALAKYRQTQVAETKLESGDRTGAITMLQTAAKTALQIGDSRGATVLQSSATRLQNGEELSDAERKKTRIASKTILMD from the coding sequence ATGAAAATTCAACTACTGTCTGCACTGAACAACACTAACATAGACGCCTCCCAAGACAATAGTCAGCGTCAACTAGAAGTTTCCATTTCAGCCATTGCTGATGAACTAGACACCAGTTTACCCTTGAATTTGTGTCTGATTTTAGATAAAAGCGGGTCTATGCATGGTGAATCCATGAGCATGGTAATTAATGCAGTAGAGCAGTTAATAGACCAACTCCAGTCTGGGGATAGAATTGCCATTGTGGCTTTTGCTGGGAGTGGGGAAGTAATTATTCCCAATCAGATAATTAAAGACCCAAAAACCATTAAATCTCAGCTACACAACAAACTAAAAGCTGGGGGAGGAACCATAATTGGTGAGGGACTTTCCCTGGGAATTACCGAACTACTCAAAGGAAGTAAAGGTGCTTGTTCTCACGCCTTTCTGCTCACAGATGGGTATGGTGACAATGGGTTCAAAATTTGGCGGTTACAAATAGGACCAAATGACAATCAACGCTGTTTGGAACTAGCACAAAAAGCTGCCAAACTCAATCTCACCATTAACAGCTTTGGCTTTGGTGATGAATGGAATCAGGATCTGCTAGAAAAAATCGCCGATGCTGGCGGAGGTACTCTAGCTTACATAGAAACTCCGCAAAACGCTATAGAGCAGTTTAACCGGATATTTAAACGCATTCAATCCGTGGGATTGACTAACGCCCATTTGTTATTATCCCTGGTTCCCGGTGTGCGATTAGCTGACCTCAAACCGGTGGCCCAGGTTGCTCCAGAAACCATTGAATTACCTATCAGCACGGAACTCAATGGCACCTTTGTCTTCCGGTTGGGAGATTTAATGAAAGACGGAACACGGAGAGTGTTAGCAAATATTTATTTAGGTAGCTTGCCAGAAGGTGAGCAAATAATTGGACATATTCAAGTTCGTTACGATAATCCTGCTGTGAATAAAGAGGCTATCCTTTCACCTCTTATTCCAGTCTATGCTAATGTTACCAAAACTTACCAGCCAGCTAATAATCCAGACGTGTTAAACTCAGTCTTAGCATTAGCCAAATATCGCCAAACCCAAGTCGCAGAAACAAAACTAGAATCAGGCGATCGCACAGGAGCAATAACCATGTTACAAACAGCTGCCAAGACAGCATTACAAATTGGTGACAGTCGTGGTGCAACCGTATTACAGAGTTCTGCGACCCGTCTGCAAAATGGAGAAGAACTATCAGATGCAGAGCGGAAAAAAACCAGAATTGCTTCTAAAACAATATTAATGGATTAG
- a CDS encoding ATP-dependent Clp protease proteolytic subunit, whose protein sequence is MPIGIPKVPYRLPGSNYEQWIDLEDRLFRERIIFLTEEVDDGIANAIVAYLLYLDSDDQTKPIYLYINSPGGSVTAGMAIYDTIQYIKSEVVTICVGLAASMGSFLLAAGAKGKRLALPHSRIMIHQPSGGTRGQASDIEIEAREILRIRHQLNQIYADNTGQVLSKIEKDMDRDFFMSAQEAKEYGLIDRVIE, encoded by the coding sequence ATGCCCATTGGTATTCCCAAGGTTCCCTATCGTCTTCCTGGTAGTAATTACGAGCAATGGATTGATCTAGAGGATCGTCTATTTCGGGAGCGAATTATTTTCCTCACTGAAGAGGTGGATGATGGTATAGCTAATGCCATTGTTGCCTATCTACTTTACTTAGATTCCGATGATCAGACTAAGCCGATTTACCTGTATATCAATTCCCCTGGTGGATCTGTAACTGCAGGAATGGCAATTTATGATACTATACAGTACATTAAATCGGAAGTCGTTACAATTTGTGTTGGTTTAGCTGCTTCCATGGGATCATTCCTCCTAGCTGCTGGAGCGAAGGGTAAACGTTTAGCTCTACCCCATTCCCGAATTATGATTCACCAACCTTCCGGTGGTACTCGTGGCCAAGCTTCTGACATTGAAATCGAAGCTAGGGAAATTCTACGTATCCGTCATCAGCTCAACCAAATTTATGCTGACAATACTGGTCAAGTCCTATCTAAAATTGAAAAGGATATGGATAGGGATTTCTTTATGTCAGCCCAAGAAGCCAAAGAATATGGTTTAATTGACCGTGTGATCGAATAA
- a CDS encoding DnaJ C-terminal domain-containing protein, with translation MQNLQNFRDYYEILGVTKDASNEEIKKVYRRLARQYHPDLNPGNKESEEKFKMIGEAYEILSDSARRSQYDQFSRYWQQRGFTGAKTAAKSKSWGTNRPSESSNQGVNPADFPDFESFINQVIGVSSRKEAKKSPNTTTQDPFGNPRTKVAYTVNNRTTPKDIEARLTLPLEKAYQGGNERIRLEDGRSLEVTMPPAMLTGQTIRLRNQGISGGDLYLKITVEPHPLFKMEGFNISCQVPVTPSEAVLGGQVEAPTLDGPVKMTIPPAVRSGQRFRLANKGYPMEDGKRGDQLVEIQIITPKNISDQERQLYEKLREIESLKLKP, from the coding sequence ATGCAAAATTTGCAGAATTTCCGTGATTATTACGAAATTTTGGGAGTCACCAAGGATGCTTCCAATGAAGAAATTAAAAAGGTTTATCGTCGATTGGCTAGACAGTATCACCCCGATCTCAACCCCGGTAACAAGGAGTCTGAGGAAAAGTTTAAGATGATTGGGGAGGCCTATGAAATACTTTCCGATTCCGCTCGCAGATCTCAATATGACCAGTTTAGTCGCTACTGGCAACAAAGAGGTTTTACAGGTGCTAAAACAGCTGCAAAGTCTAAGAGCTGGGGTACTAACCGCCCTAGTGAATCTAGTAACCAGGGTGTCAATCCAGCTGATTTCCCAGATTTTGAAAGTTTTATTAATCAGGTTATAGGTGTTAGCAGTCGTAAGGAGGCTAAGAAAAGCCCTAATACAACTACTCAAGACCCTTTTGGTAATCCTCGTACCAAGGTCGCTTATACTGTTAATAATCGTACTACCCCTAAAGATATTGAAGCTAGATTGACTTTGCCTTTAGAAAAGGCTTATCAAGGCGGTAATGAGAGAATACGCCTAGAAGATGGGCGATCTTTGGAAGTGACTATGCCACCTGCTATGCTCACAGGACAAACTATCCGCTTACGCAATCAGGGAATTAGTGGAGGTGATTTATATTTAAAAATTACTGTTGAACCTCATCCGTTATTTAAAATGGAGGGATTTAACATTTCTTGTCAGGTACCTGTAACCCCCAGTGAGGCGGTTTTAGGTGGCCAGGTGGAAGCACCTACTTTAGATGGTCCAGTAAAAATGACTATTCCTCCCGCAGTCAGGTCTGGGCAAAGATTCCGGTTGGCAAATAAAGGTTATCCCATGGAAGATGGTAAACGTGGTGACCAACTAGTGGAAATTCAAATCATCACCCCCAAAAATATTAGTGATCAGGAGAGACAACTTTATGAGAAGTTACGGGAAATAGAAAGCTTAAAGCTCAAACCTTAG
- a CDS encoding ATP-dependent Clp protease proteolytic subunit, with protein sequence MSVNAALRVPYNIPGSNSWQWVNIYTRMAQERILFLNQPLTTDLANSLISSLLYLDSEDSSKPVYLYINSFGDPVMAGMISEMAGMESTNACLAIYDTIQHVKSEIVTICLGQAVSMAALLLSSGAKGKRVSLPHCSIALAQFRSATRGQATDIQVNAQEVLRKKSLILDIFSHNTGQSREKIAQDSERIFYMTPPEAREYGLIDHVLENTKQL encoded by the coding sequence ATGTCCGTTAATGCCGCCCTCCGAGTCCCCTATAACATTCCCGGTAGTAATTCCTGGCAATGGGTAAATATATACACCCGTATGGCTCAGGAACGAATTTTGTTTTTGAATCAGCCACTCACCACCGATCTGGCCAATTCTCTCATTTCTTCCCTGCTGTATCTTGACTCAGAGGACTCAAGCAAACCTGTCTACCTCTACATCAACTCTTTTGGTGATCCTGTTATGGCTGGTATGATTAGTGAGATGGCGGGAATGGAGTCCACTAATGCTTGTTTGGCAATTTATGATACTATCCAACACGTTAAATCAGAAATTGTTACCATTTGCTTAGGACAAGCTGTATCCATGGCTGCTTTGTTGCTTTCCTCTGGTGCCAAGGGCAAACGGGTGAGTCTACCCCATTGCAGTATTGCTTTGGCACAGTTCCGCAGCGCTACCCGGGGTCAAGCTACGGATATTCAAGTGAATGCACAGGAGGTTCTACGCAAAAAATCCCTGATTCTAGATATTTTTTCCCATAATACTGGACAGTCTCGCGAAAAAATCGCTCAGGATAGTGAGCGTATTTTTTACATGACCCCTCCAGAAGCTAGGGAATATGGGTTAATTGATCATGTCTTAGAAAATACTAAGCAGCTATAA
- the crtO gene encoding beta-carotene ketolase CrtO, whose amino-acid sequence MNHKDEYDVIIIGAGHNGLVCAAYLLKAGYSVLLLEKRSVPGGAATTEECIPDQAPGFKFNLCAIDHEFIHLGPVVEELELEKYGLEYLECDPVVFCPHPDGKYFLAHKSLEKTCAEIARYNPKDAKKYAEFTQYWQRVINAMIPIFNAPPKSIIEIFGNYNLEKFQDLFSVVGSTQKSLDFIRTMLTSAEDILNEWFDEEFLKAPLSRLASELGAPPSQKNLAIGVMMMSMRHHPGMSRPRGGTGALIKALVNLVTAKQGKILTDQLVEKVLIDNGEAVGVRVAGGREYRAKYGVISNIDAQRLFLQLVDPTEVDDGDPQLRERLARRIVNNNETILKIDLALDEPLRFPYHEHKDEYLAGSILIADSMHHVEQAHSKCTLGEIPDSNPSMYVVVPSFLDPSLAPAGKHTVWIEFFAPYQIASAQGKGLNGTGWTDELKNQVADKVVEKLATYAPNVKTATIARRVESPAELGERLGAYKGNYYHIDMTLDQMVFFRPLPELANYKTPINNLFLTGAGTHPGGSISGMPGRNCAKVFLQSKHPITKTLKDAGNSIKSTMGSVFGVS is encoded by the coding sequence ATGAACCATAAAGATGAATATGATGTAATAATTATTGGTGCTGGACACAATGGTTTAGTGTGTGCAGCTTACCTACTTAAAGCTGGTTATAGTGTTCTACTACTAGAAAAGCGTTCCGTTCCCGGTGGTGCAGCTACCACGGAGGAATGTATTCCAGACCAAGCACCAGGGTTTAAATTTAACCTTTGTGCCATTGACCATGAGTTTATTCACCTAGGTCCAGTGGTAGAAGAATTAGAGCTGGAAAAATATGGTTTGGAATATCTAGAATGCGATCCAGTGGTTTTCTGTCCCCACCCAGATGGTAAGTACTTCCTAGCTCATAAATCCCTAGAAAAAACCTGTGCAGAAATCGCCAGGTACAACCCAAAGGACGCTAAAAAATACGCAGAATTTACTCAATATTGGCAACGAGTAATTAATGCCATGATCCCCATTTTCAATGCTCCACCAAAATCAATCATAGAAATTTTTGGTAACTATAATCTGGAAAAATTCCAAGATTTATTTTCGGTTGTTGGCTCTACTCAAAAAAGTTTAGATTTTATTCGCACCATGCTTACAAGTGCAGAAGATATTTTAAACGAATGGTTTGATGAAGAGTTTTTAAAAGCTCCCCTCTCAAGATTAGCATCAGAACTGGGAGCACCACCATCACAAAAAAACCTAGCCATAGGCGTAATGATGATGTCCATGCGTCACCACCCAGGAATGAGTAGACCCCGGGGAGGTACGGGTGCTTTAATCAAGGCGCTAGTAAATTTAGTTACTGCCAAGCAAGGTAAAATCCTCACTGACCAGTTGGTAGAAAAAGTCCTAATTGACAATGGTGAAGCGGTGGGGGTACGTGTAGCTGGTGGTAGGGAATATCGTGCTAAGTATGGAGTAATTTCTAACATTGATGCTCAACGATTGTTTTTACAACTAGTCGATCCCACGGAAGTAGACGATGGAGATCCCCAACTGCGAGAAAGATTGGCAAGACGGATCGTCAACAATAATGAAACTATTTTAAAGATAGATTTAGCCTTAGATGAGCCTTTGCGTTTCCCCTACCACGAACATAAAGATGAATATTTGGCTGGGTCTATTCTAATTGCTGACTCCATGCACCATGTGGAACAAGCTCATAGTAAATGCACTTTAGGAGAAATTCCCGACAGCAACCCATCCATGTACGTGGTAGTGCCTAGCTTTTTAGACCCCAGTTTAGCCCCAGCGGGAAAACACACAGTGTGGATTGAATTTTTTGCCCCCTATCAAATTGCCAGCGCCCAGGGTAAGGGTTTAAACGGAACAGGTTGGACTGATGAGTTAAAAAATCAGGTAGCAGATAAAGTGGTGGAAAAGTTGGCTACTTATGCTCCTAATGTAAAAACCGCTACCATTGCCAGAAGGGTAGAAAGTCCAGCAGAATTAGGGGAAAGACTAGGAGCTTATAAAGGCAATTATTACCATATTGACATGACCTTAGACCAGATGGTATTCTTTAGACCCCTACCGGAATTGGCCAATTACAAAACGCCTATTAACAATTTATTTTTAACAGGTGCGGGAACCCATCCTGGTGGATCCATTTCGGGAATGCCTGGACGTAATTGCGCCAAGGTGTTTCTCCAGTCTAAACACCCAATTACCAAAACCCTAAAAGATGCGGGAAACTCCATCAAATCTACTATGGGTTCGGTGTTTGGCGTTAGTTGA
- a CDS encoding vWA domain-containing protein, giving the protein MKVNLQPGVNNTNVDASKSGSQRLMATSVSAIGETIDSRVPLNLCLILDHSGSMKGQPVENVKRAAWLLVDKLRDQDRLSIVVFNHRAEVLLSNQNVVDRDHIKQQINRLSANGGTSIDEGLRLGIEELAKGRKDTISQAFLLTDGENEHGDNNRCLKFAQLAADYNLTVNTLGFGNNWNQHILEKISDAGLGSLSHIEHPDQAMDKFDSLLTRMQTVGLTNAYLLLSLAPNVRLAEFKPFAQVAPDTIELPVQMEPDGRFGVKLGDLMKDVERVILTNIYLEQLPEGQQAIANVQVRYDDPSVDKTGLYSPNLPLYVNVERTYQENISPKVQNYILALAKYRQTQLAEDRLQQGDRLGAATMLQAAAKTALQMGDANAGTVLQNSATRLQAGEDLSASDRKKTKIVSKTVLQDPTPT; this is encoded by the coding sequence ATGAAGGTCAATTTGCAGCCCGGTGTCAATAATACTAATGTGGATGCTAGTAAATCTGGTAGTCAACGCCTGATGGCCACCTCTGTTTCCGCTATTGGAGAAACTATAGATTCAAGAGTTCCTTTAAACCTATGTTTGATTTTAGACCACAGTGGTTCCATGAAGGGCCAACCTGTGGAAAATGTCAAACGCGCTGCTTGGTTGCTAGTTGATAAACTTAGGGATCAGGATAGACTAAGCATTGTAGTGTTTAATCACCGAGCGGAAGTATTACTATCTAATCAAAATGTTGTAGATAGAGATCACATTAAACAACAAATCAATCGTCTGTCAGCAAATGGGGGAACATCTATTGATGAGGGATTGCGATTGGGAATCGAGGAGTTGGCTAAGGGAAGAAAGGATACTATTTCCCAGGCCTTTTTACTCACAGATGGCGAAAATGAACATGGTGACAATAATCGCTGTTTAAAATTTGCCCAGTTAGCTGCTGACTATAATTTGACCGTTAACACCTTGGGATTTGGCAATAATTGGAATCAACATATTTTAGAGAAAATTTCTGACGCTGGACTGGGAAGTTTATCTCATATTGAACACCCAGATCAGGCAATGGACAAGTTTGATAGCTTGTTGACGCGAATGCAAACTGTAGGGTTGACTAATGCTTATTTGTTACTTTCACTAGCACCAAATGTGCGTTTGGCTGAATTTAAACCCTTTGCTCAGGTGGCTCCAGATACGATTGAATTACCAGTGCAAATGGAACCAGATGGACGGTTTGGGGTTAAATTAGGGGATTTAATGAAAGATGTGGAACGGGTGATATTAACTAATATTTATCTGGAACAATTGCCCGAAGGTCAACAGGCGATCGCTAATGTACAAGTACGTTACGATGATCCTTCTGTAGACAAAACCGGATTATATTCCCCAAATCTACCACTATATGTGAACGTGGAACGCACCTACCAAGAAAATATTAGTCCAAAAGTGCAAAATTACATTCTGGCTTTAGCTAAGTATCGTCAAACCCAGTTAGCAGAAGATAGATTGCAGCAGGGAGACCGTTTGGGAGCAGCAACTATGTTACAAGCGGCCGCAAAAACAGCTTTGCAAATGGGTGATGCTAATGCAGGGACCGTACTACAAAATTCTGCAACTCGTTTACAAGCTGGAGAGGATTTATCAGCAAGCGATCGCAAGAAAACCAAAATTGTCTCAAAAACTGTATTACAGGATCCTACCCCTACATAA
- the dnaK gene encoding molecular chaperone DnaK has product MGKVVGIDLGTTNSVVAVMEGGKPVVIANAEGMRTTPSVVGFSKEGERVVGQMARRQTVLNPQNTFFAVKRFIGRRYGELNPDSKRVPYTIRKDEMGNIKVACPRLNKDFAPEEISAMVLKKLATDASRYLGQPVTGAVITVPAYFNDSQRQATRDAGRIAGLEVLRILNEPTAASLAYGLERGDLETILVFDLGGGTFDVSILDVGDGVFEVKSTSGDTQLGGNDFDKKIVDWLAEQFLATEEVDLRKDRQALQRLMEAAEKAKIELSNVSVTDINLPFITATEDGPKHLETRLTRSQFEGLCSDLLTRIRNPVKRALKDAGISPVDIEEVVLVGGSTRMPMVKQLVRDLIGIEPSENVNPDEVVAVGAAIQAGILAGEMKDVLLLDVTPLSLGLETIGGLMKKLIPRNTTIPVRRSDIFSTSENNQNSVEIHVVQGEREMASDNKSLGRFKLYGIPPAPRGIPQIQVSFDIDANGILQVMALDRTTGREQSITIQGASTLSESEINRMIQDAQKFADVDRERRERVEKRTRSEALILQAERQLREVALEMGMQFARNRRQRIDNICRELRESLKENDDRGIDQAYSDLQDALYELNREVREYYAEDEDEDLFGAIREIFMGEKEKQPEYPREPYRESRSYNRDYGRDNTRDQNYGQNNRSSPSYNNESRRTRPGYQDNWDDEDDDWL; this is encoded by the coding sequence ATGGGCAAGGTAGTCGGCATCGACTTGGGTACAACCAACTCAGTAGTCGCCGTAATGGAGGGTGGCAAGCCGGTGGTGATTGCTAATGCTGAAGGTATGCGAACTACTCCCTCAGTTGTAGGTTTCAGCAAAGAAGGTGAAAGAGTTGTAGGACAAATGGCCAGAAGGCAAACAGTTCTCAACCCCCAAAATACGTTTTTTGCTGTTAAACGATTTATTGGACGTAGATATGGAGAACTGAATCCCGATTCTAAACGTGTACCCTACACCATTCGTAAGGATGAAATGGGCAATATTAAGGTTGCCTGTCCCAGATTAAATAAGGACTTTGCCCCGGAAGAAATTTCGGCAATGGTGTTGAAGAAATTGGCCACTGATGCCAGTCGCTATTTGGGTCAACCCGTCACTGGGGCGGTAATCACCGTACCTGCCTATTTTAATGATTCTCAACGGCAAGCCACCCGCGATGCTGGTAGAATTGCTGGGTTAGAGGTGCTGCGTATCCTCAATGAACCTACTGCTGCTTCCCTAGCATACGGATTAGAACGAGGTGATTTGGAAACCATACTCGTTTTTGATTTGGGGGGTGGCACTTTTGATGTCTCTATCCTAGACGTGGGTGATGGTGTTTTCGAGGTTAAATCCACTAGTGGTGATACTCAGTTAGGTGGTAATGATTTTGACAAAAAAATAGTAGACTGGTTGGCGGAACAGTTTTTAGCTACAGAAGAGGTAGATTTAAGAAAGGATAGACAAGCTTTACAACGTTTAATGGAAGCAGCGGAAAAGGCAAAAATTGAACTTTCTAATGTGAGTGTTACGGATATTAATCTGCCTTTTATTACTGCAACAGAGGATGGTCCAAAACATCTGGAAACTAGACTGACTCGCTCCCAATTTGAAGGTTTATGTAGTGATTTACTCACCAGAATTCGTAATCCAGTTAAACGGGCACTTAAAGATGCCGGAATTTCACCTGTGGATATAGAAGAAGTGGTATTAGTTGGGGGATCTACCCGAATGCCAATGGTGAAGCAGCTAGTGCGAGATTTAATTGGCATTGAACCTAGTGAGAATGTTAATCCGGATGAGGTAGTAGCTGTAGGTGCGGCCATTCAAGCAGGGATTCTAGCTGGGGAAATGAAAGACGTTCTACTTTTGGATGTTACTCCTCTTTCCCTAGGTTTGGAAACTATTGGCGGTTTGATGAAAAAACTGATTCCCCGTAATACTACTATTCCCGTTAGGCGCTCCGATATTTTTTCCACATCAGAAAATAATCAAAACAGTGTGGAAATTCATGTAGTTCAGGGTGAAAGGGAAATGGCATCGGATAATAAATCCCTGGGAAGGTTTAAGTTATATGGCATTCCTCCCGCTCCTCGAGGTATACCTCAAATTCAAGTATCTTTCGATATAGATGCTAATGGTATTTTGCAGGTCATGGCTTTAGACCGCACCACTGGTAGGGAACAAAGTATTACTATTCAAGGTGCTTCTACTTTAAGTGAATCCGAAATTAACAGAATGATTCAGGATGCTCAGAAGTTTGCTGATGTTGATCGTGAGCGAAGAGAAAGAGTGGAAAAACGCACTCGGTCTGAGGCTCTCATCTTACAAGCAGAACGACAGTTAAGAGAAGTGGCTTTGGAAATGGGTATGCAGTTTGCCCGCAACCGTCGTCAGCGTATTGATAATATTTGTCGTGAACTGCGGGAAAGTCTCAAAGAAAATGATGACCGGGGTATTGACCAGGCTTACTCAGACCTACAAGATGCTCTGTACGAGCTAAATCGTGAAGTGCGGGAGTATTATGCTGAGGATGAAGATGAGGACTTGTTTGGCGCCATTCGGGAGATTTTCATGGGTGAAAAAGAAAAACAGCCAGAATATCCCAGAGAACCCTATCGAGAATCCCGTTCCTATAACAGAGACTATGGTAGGGATAATACTAGGGATCAGAACTATGGTCAAAACAACCGCTCCTCCCCATCCTATAATAACGAGTCCCGTCGCACCCGTCCCGGTTACCAGGATAATTGGGATGACGAGGATGATGATTGGCTATAA
- a CDS encoding ATP-dependent Clp protease proteolytic subunit: METSPIKAVQTSYYSDNWYRTPPPDLASLLLKERIVYLGTPLVSPDEYKRQMGVDVTKLIIAQLLYLKFDNPDKPIFFYINSTGTSWYTGDAIGYETEAFAICDTIDYIKTPVHTICIGQAIGTAALILSCGTKGFRASLPHATIVLNQPRSGTRGQATDIQIYAKEVLANKAAILDIFSKNTGQQPEKISKDMERMFYLTPQAAKEYGLIDRVLESMKDLPKPLPIPV; encoded by the coding sequence ATGGAAACTTCTCCCATCAAAGCTGTCCAAACCTCCTACTACAGCGACAACTGGTACCGTACACCACCACCAGACCTGGCCTCCCTATTGCTAAAGGAAAGAATAGTTTATCTGGGCACACCCTTGGTTTCTCCAGATGAATATAAACGCCAAATGGGGGTTGATGTCACCAAGTTGATTATTGCCCAACTACTGTATCTCAAATTTGACAACCCAGACAAACCCATCTTTTTCTACATCAACTCTACAGGTACATCTTGGTACACTGGAGATGCTATTGGCTATGAAACGGAAGCCTTTGCCATTTGTGATACCATAGACTACATTAAGACTCCTGTACATACTATCTGTATTGGTCAGGCCATAGGTACAGCAGCACTTATTCTCTCCTGTGGGACTAAAGGGTTTCGTGCCAGTTTGCCCCATGCTACAATAGTTCTCAATCAACCTCGTAGCGGTACAAGAGGTCAGGCTACGGATATTCAAATTTATGCCAAGGAAGTCCTGGCCAACAAAGCAGCAATTCTAGACATTTTCTCCAAAAACACGGGACAGCAACCGGAAAAAATCTCTAAGGATATGGAAAGAATGTTCTATTTGACTCCACAAGCTGCCAAAGAATACGGTTTAATAGACCGTGTTTTAGAAAGTATGAAGGATTTGCCTAAACCCCTGCCCATCCCTGTTTAG